From Kwoniella europaea PYCC6329 chromosome 3, complete sequence, one genomic window encodes:
- a CDS encoding RING-box protein 1A, with the protein MDVDTPTPAAASGKVVKASDDKKPRFEVKKWNAVALWAWDIVVDNCAICRNHIMDLCIECQANQGADNEGCTVAWGICNHAFHFHCISRWLKTRHVCPLDNRQWELQKYGR; encoded by the exons ATGGACGTTGACACACCCACTCCAGCAGCAGCCTCCGGAAAGGTCGTCAAGGCTTCCGATGACAAGAAACCTAGATTtgaagtgaagaag TGGAATGCTGTAGCTCTCTGGGCATGGG ACATCGTCGTGGACAACTGTGCAATCTGCAGGAACCACATCATGGAtcttt GTATTGAATGTCAAGCGAATCAAGGCGCTGATAACGAAG GATGTACTGTCGCCTGGGGTATCTGCAAT CACGCATTCCATTTCCACTGTATCTCTCGATGGCTCAAAACTCgacatg TCTGTCCCCTTGACAA TCGACAATGGGAACTTCAAAAATACGGTCGATAA